The window ATGAGGAAGTATATGCAATATTATAGCAAAGGTAGCTATTTCAGCATGTGTATGGCAACTACATGGATATTCTCAGCAATcctatgtatataattttatgcaCACTATTTAGTAACTAACAGCTTGTCAAATTGGTCTCTGTCATAAAAACGTAAGTTCACATTTATATTGGCCATTGCTTAGAATCTGTACCCAGAAAACTATAGAGTAAAAACTGAAAGTGGGGCAGGGATTCAATGGTTTGTAATGATGCAAATTTGGGAAGACTATAAGTTAGATAACAGCTTCTCCAATcataggaggaagaaaaggagaggcaTGCTCATGTGTCAGAAACGGCTGTGTTATACACATAAAGAGTCATCATAAAAGACAAGGCAAATCAAAGGTTATAGTGAAAAGGCCCTGGCTAAACCTGGAATATAAGGACTGGAGACATAGAAGCCATATTGCTATATAAGGATTagaattaaacttaaaaaaatgaaatcttctgGAAGAGAAACTCATAGGGCTATTAGAAACACAGGGAACAACAAAGGAGGTAAAGGAAAGAACATATGCAGAACTGACAGGAGGCAGGGACTTGGAAGGGCAACTAGATTATGTAGGTGACCTTTTCTGTAGCTAGGAAAGCTAAACTGTGCACACATCTGCATCCTTCCCTCAGTCATCAACTCTCTCAACTTACAGTTATGTCACCTTTGtgacttcatttctttatttaaagaaaaggtaGATAACGACAATTATATTGCCAGATGCAGGTTAATCAGGGTGGTGTAGAGACTATCCTACATGCACATGGGTGAAATTCTCACAAATGTAGACTTCTAACTTCAGCTCCAATATGTAACAACTAACAAGTGACCCCAAGACATGAGTAGATATCAAGGGCTCTGGAGATCATAACCTTCAGCTACAACAAAAGCTGAGCATCCCCAAACGTCTCTCCAGGTGACTGGTGTGTCAGTTCCTCAGCTGGATCATATGGCCTACTTTAAAGTAATTTTAGCTCCATCCCACAGATGAGAACTGTCTATAtgaaaataagcaataaaagAGTCCAGGGCAATATTCACAAAGGAGCCAAGGGCCATAGAAGTCAGTCAGAGGACTCTAGAAACACAAAAGGTGAACTTGGAACCCATCTTCTTCATGACATCACTTCCTGGTGTATTTTAGAATTGAATCTTTGGTCCCATTATCAATCCTTTGCTACTGTATTCATCTGACAGAGGCAACCAAATATGATTCTTGTTCACTTGGGACAATACATATCTAGAAGACGTAGTTTTAATCCACATATCTCAAGAGAAGAATCAGATGCAATTCTGTGTCCACAGCACAAATTCCCTTTTTCTTTAGTTTGTTCTTATCATCATTATTTTAGACATAAAATTTTTTCCTACAGTGGGTTAAGCTCCTCTCTGTGAATTTCTTGGAAATATGAGGAAAGAGGTGGGTGTTATCTTGGAAGTTTacacaggaagagaggagaatgaaaagagaatgaataaaaaagtttTTGTTAAAGGAGggaccaaaaaagaaagactggcCCCATATCTAAACTGTATTATCATAAACTCAGTGTACAGTTACTACTgaccctcccaccctcccatAACCTGGCTCCACCCATGAGGACCACAGGTCAGGCTGACCAATAGCTTTAAAGAATTGTATGGAACAAAGGGCCACAACATCGTCCGTGAAGAATAAAAGGCCACCATTTCCAGCAGCAGTACATACCTGCTTCTGACACTCCTGTGATCAGCAGCAAGCTCTCAGACCTGACATCATGGTGAACTTCACTGCTGAGGAAAAGGCTCTGGTCAATGGCCTGTGGAGCAAGGTGAACGTGGAAGATATTGGTGGTGAAGCCCTGGGACGGTAAGACTTGGTTGCCGATTCATCTGAGAGAAGGGTGAATAGTACTTTGGACAACTAGCCAGGAAAGTCAAGAATTCTGAGAATCCCTGACTTTTCCATGTCTCTCACCTATTTCACAGGCTTCTCGTTGTATACCCATGGACTCAGAGGTTCTTTGACAGCTTTGGGAACTTGTCCTCCGCCTCTGCCATAATGGGTAACCCGAGGGTCAAAGCCCATGGCAAGAAGGTGCTGACTTCTCTTGGAGAAGCCATTAAAAACCTAGACAACCTCAAGTCTGCCTTGGCTAAACTCAGTGAACTGCACTGTGACAAGCTACATGTGGATCCTGAGAACTTCAAGGTGAGTTCAGAACAAGCTCACtactttattttgcatttgtcTTGGGGACAAAAATGGAGGAAGCTTGGAATTGAGTGGTGGTGATGCCAACACAGATTTCAAAGTTCACTGGTCTAGGCAGGATGATAATGAATGGCTGTAAGAAGCCTAAGTGCGTTTACAGGCATTTAGAAAATTTTGTCATGATAGAATTTTATTGTACTTATCATGGAGAGTAACAGGAAAGAATAACTGATCTGTGCAAGAAGAACTGGAATCTGGAGAGGAAAATAGCTTAACTTCTATAGATACTAATAATTGACGTTGAAGAAAAGATTTGGGGAGCAATTTAAAGATGGAATTTCTTTATCAGcattataaaaatgtgtttaattcCAAAGTGAGCATTGCGACAAGTGGAGGCTTGTTCCTGCATCGGTGATGGTTTTAAAACTCCACCAAGAGAACTTGTAGCACAGAAATTCTGTATTTATAGATAATAGACAATTGGTGAATGGGAAAAGTAACAATAAAGGTATATGAATCTaatggaaagaggagaaagagtgaGAAAACAGGCAGAGAAGTGGTGAGTGTCAAGACAATAGCAAAATTGAACCTATGCTTATCAGAGATGATTGAATGTGGAGTTTGATACAGGATGTGTTAAGAGTATAGGctcaaaatatctttttgtttttcttgtattttttttttctgagcctgCATTTAATGTACCAatctgtttattttgtctttcctTGAACAGCTCCTGGGTAATGTGCTGGTGATCGTTTTGGCCAGTCACTTCGGCAAGGAATTCACGCCCGAGGTGCAGGCTGCCTGGCAGAAGGTGGTGGCTGGGGTGGCCAATGCTCTGTCCCACAAGtatcactgagccctctctctagatGTCCAGCAATTCTGTGTGTCCCCTATGCTCCCTTGATGCACATGAGTACTGGACTGGTCCATGAGAACACAGGTTGTTTAATAAAGATCATTCATCTCAGTAATCACTCTTGTCTTGTCTGTTTTTTACTCTATTGCTAAAGAAAACTGTCTGATGGgttggtgggagaggggaagcagaggaagacacccaggtttctctgaaactggaagtaCTCAAGGGAGGAAAATAGATGCTGTGGAAGGCTTCTTCAAACCCAGGGGAAAGAATtctcaaagagaagaaagagttcaGTTAGTGGAGAAGGAATTGTGTtggaatatataaaaacatactgTGGTGGGTAAAGAAAATAGTGTCATGTGATAGCTCATGGCAGGTTGTGAAATATCCCATTTCCATTAAGAAAAAGTTTGAGAGAGCCAAGAGCTAAGATAgaactattattttaaattatttaatgccTGTCCTCTTCTTCTTAAAAGCAtttattggataaccaattggcatgcttttccctggggaagattatttctccAGTTCTCAGCATCATTTAGTTGCCTGTAATTCTTTGTGTGTGGTTAAAGTTTGATGGGTTTTCCCTCATTCATGTAACTGGGTCTCACAataaactccctgatcctctggcacTTGCAATCTTTTGTACCTCTTCTTCAGTATCCCTTTAGCCTTGGGTGTGGGAGTGCTTTGTAAATGTATTCACTGGGACTGggttccacaactctgcattttgatgtgTGCTGGGTGtctgtagtggtctccatctATTGCAAAGAAAAGTTCTCTGGATGAGGGGTGAAgaatacatttacatatacatatatgcatgtaatgaCAATGAATGACAAAagaagccataaatttgaaagagaggaaggagggtagATACAAGGGTTggacaaaggagaagaaagaaagataagttGTAACTATATCataatttcaaaaatgttttaaaagctatttattattttaagttttataagtctgtgtgtatgtatttgtgtttgtgtaagGAGGTGCTCCTGGAAGCCAGAGCTTTTGTTTTCCAGTAGAACTGGGGTTCAGGTGGCAATTTGGCTATTTGGGTAGATCCGTATACATTACTACCAGCTCACAAACGTCTTACATTAAAGATAATGTACTTGGTTTTCTCTCAGACTGTACATTTTGTACTGATACACCAAAAAATCCTTCCACCGATATATGGTAAGAACAAAGAATTCTTAAAACTCTTAGTAGAAAGTCACCActacttagacaacaatgaggacactacgAGAGACATATACAGATCTAATCTtcatgaaagtagaaaaagacaagatctcctgagtaaacagGGAGCATGGGGAATtcgggggagggttgaaggggaggggagaggcagggaggggagcaaagaaaaatgtagagctcaataaaaatcaataaaaaacgaaaataataataattagaaaaaaagaaacgcaaaaaaaaaaagaaagaaagaaagtcaccaCGAGGGAGGGAGTTCCTAACGTGCAACTCTGTCCCAGCATGCGCACTGTTACTGGATGGAAATACCCCTGGTGCTTCAGTTATTTTGTGAATACACAACCTGTAGGCAGAGCCTGGTTGAAGCACCTGAAAGGCCAGTCATTCAGCCTTCTAGGACTCAACCTGACAAGAGCGCTGACCCCACTTCCTGCACCGCCAGGCAGCTGCACATTCTACAGGGAAGCAGTGTGCTCCTAGGGCTTAAACGCTATCATCGGCACACAGCAGACTGCTCTATTTTACAGTATGATGAAGGCAAATGTAGAGACCATATTTGCTCTAACACCAATCTATTCCTACTCAGAAACGGAAATGTATTAGGAACTGCTTTCCTGAGGCTGTGGGGAAAGAGGGAGATCATGGCCTAAATCTCTAGAAAATGCATCAAACGGTTTGCACAGCACTTCCTTGTATTGCATGGCTTCTGAGTAAGGGGCATATTTCTGTCACTCAGGTCCTGATTCCCATGCCAGAAAACAGTCTCATCCTCTCTAGGGCTGCCCCGTGTTTGTCTCTGCTTCAGCTTTAATCTACTGACTTAAAGGCTCAAGATGAAAAGGAGAGAGCATGAAAGATACCCTTGCAAATCTCCTGTTGGGAGGAGAGGGgaccaaagaaaagcaaagaaggaaagagaataaatGCTATGAAAAGCAGCAGGAGGGTCTCCCCCATGAGGGAAGGGGCCTGCTTGACACTATCTTACTGGGAATGCTATCTAAACCTGACTCCACTGGACCGCACCCCTGTCTTGCCCAGCCTCTCTTGACCAATGGCCTCAGAGtcctggggagggggaaggggtgcAAGGTCCAGAGTGAAGAATAAAAGGCCAGGCCTTCAGCCACTTGAGTACACTGCCTTCCACACACCTGAGATCAACTCCCAGCTTCTTGACCTGACACCATGGTTCACTTCACAGCTGAAGAGAAGGCTGCTATCACAAGCATATGGGAAAAAGTGGATGTGGAAAAAGCTGGAGGAGAAACCCTGGGAAGGTAGGATGGGAGCCCAGGATAGGGGAGGAATGGAGGGGGGAAGTCATGCATGGCAGAACTAACCAGGCTTCCACTAGCGGGTGGTGACACGTTCTGACTTTCTAACTTCTACTGCCCTGTGTGTCAGGCTCCTGATTGTCTACCCATGGACTCAGAGATTCTTTGACAAGTTTGGAAACCTCTCTTCTGCCCAAGCCGTCATGGGTAACCCCAGAGTCAGAGCCCATGGCAAGAAAGTGCTGACATCCCTAGGTTTGGCGGTTAAGAACATGGACAACCTCAAGGAGGTCTTTGCTCATCTGAGTGAGCTTCACTGTGACAAGCTTCACGTGGATCCTGAGAACTTCAAGGTCAGTTCAGAATATGCTCATGTGCTCAATTTAAATATGACATGGGGGAAAGAATGAAAGTTAAAAGCATGATCAGTACctgctgctttttgtttgtttccagaaaTCTATTCCTCATATTGGGTTGTCTTcctcagccttaatacaaggggagtgGCTTAGTCCTATCTCAACTTGATATACTCCTTCCTGAATAGAAACAGGAGTGGACAGGGGGCAGGGGACagaatggagggatggagggaaaactgtggtcataatataaaataaatgaacaaatttaattaataataaaaagaaagttattatAAATGTCACAGATCTCAAAATATGTGGGTCTAGATCTAGTGTTAGTGAATTGCTAGAAACTTCTTCTATAAGTTTGCAAATATTCAGAATAGACAGACTTGTATTATCTCACTATGTAATTCAGTATTGTCTCAGTATGTAACTCAGTTGGCAGAATACTTTCGCATGGCACATGAAGTGTTTTACGTGATGCCTaccgaaggaaaaaaggaataGACTTTTGGAGTTCATTACGAATTcctctctactttttaaaaagaaagctagcATATATGTGGAAGTAGAAATAGCATTTGAAGTTGACATTTTGTTTTAGAGAAGGagaaatacattatttatatgGATTCTAAATGATTGACACTTCAGGAAAGATATGAGAAGAAAACTAGACAGATTTTTCTTAGTGTGATGGACTTCCTAAAAATCATTACAGTCCTAATGAGTAATATCAGAAGGAGTGAATGCTCTGTCATCGCAGACTTAAACTCTAGTAAGTGTGCTTCTACACTGAAATCCTGTGCTTACTGAAGCCAGGCCGTTTGTGACTAAGAAAAGGAATAAGAGACATAAAAATGGAAgattgtggaaacaaaaggaagcaggccagaagaggttcaATGGGGAGCAAGGAGGGCATTTGAACAGTGAAACTGAAGCAACCTCTTCATTAGAGTGAACAGATAGTTGAGGATTGGAGTCCTCAAAAAAAGTAACTTAAACATACTATTTTTTCATGTAaattcccttttctgtctttttcctcatttttgtgttttctctcacaGCTCCTGGGAAACATGCTGGTGATTGTTCTTTCTTCTTACTTTGGCAAAGAATTCACGGCCGAGGTGCAGGCTGCCTGGCAGAAGTTGGTGGCAGGAGTGGCCAATGCTCTAGCCCACAAGTACCACTGAGCCCCCTTTCCTGATGACCAGCACTCTGTGTACCCTCCGCCCCATCTACATAAGACCACTGTGCTGGAATTTGAAACCAGAGTTCTGTTGAATAAAGTCTATTCTCTTCAGTAACACAAGAGTCATATTTCTCATTGTATATTTCTCACTTTTGTGTTAAAGAAAGAAGGTTGAAGGGCTCATAGTAGGGGAGCAGCATAACAGGAAACCCAAGTTTCTCTGAAAACTGTATCGGGACTCAGGGGAGGAAGGTAGATGTTAGGAGATTTTCCTAAGGTGTCAGGGAGGGTGAAGAGTTGAGAAGAATTGTCATGTGGGAAAGCAAAGGTTAATCTGCTGGGGAAGGCGTTGTACTGCAGTGCAATGACTTAGTGTGACAAATGTCAGGAGCAGCTTGTGATATGTCTTGTTTAATTAAGACAAAGCTTTACACAGATCTAATGACTAAGCTGACATAAACAATGTACTCAGattctttattttaagaaacaatttacttaatttttaatcaCGTGCCTCTGTGTCTGATTGTGTttgggtttgtgcatgtgagttcaAGATTCTAAGAGGTCCAGACTAGTACTGGTCAGGtctcactggaactggagttatgggggGTTGTGCGCCGCCTGCCATTGATGCcgagaactgaactcagttcctctgagAGCACTAATTACTCTTAAACACTGGGTCATCATTGTCTCTCCACCTCTCAGTGTACATTTTCCAGCAGATGCTTTATCAGGTGTTCTGTGGGTCTGATTGCAAGAAAAAGGACAAACTGACAAAGAGCAGTGAACATTTAAGAAAACGTTTCAGTGAAACAATAGCAGGCTTATGTTTTGAAGGAGTTCATTGTCTCAATGAAGAGGCAAAGATATGAGACACAATTCGCTGTAATTCCCTGTCAGACTATAGCGAGTGATGAGATGGTGAGAGAGAAAGGATATAAGTGGAACCCTCTCAGGGGATGATGGCAATTTCATACATGGGAAGTCTACATGGATGCTAAAACTTTCTGTAATCTAAAGCCTGTAAACTAGATTTTAATGATTTGTATAAAACTATAGGGTATTGAAGAGGTAGAATTTTGCGAAAATTAGACAATTAGGGACTTAGATTGTAAAAATCTACTTTATTAGGTAGGAAACAATAAACCCACCTGGTGAAGCCTGCTTATCATCCCCCCTACTTGAAAGTACAAGCAAAGTAGCACAGTTTAACAGACTGCCTGAGCCAGAGTCAGTTCAAGGCTCACCTACAACTTAGCGAGTTGCTGTCTCAGAATAAATCCTGGTCTGAGGATGCTGCTCAGTGTGGAGCACTGGCCTAACATGTGGAATGTCagagattcaattcccagtaccactaAAGTAAGAACACTGAATGAATTGATTAGTAACCAATAAAGAGTCTCGGGAAAACCGACTGAAGAAAGGGGCTATTGAGAAAATATCCTCCTTACGAATCCAAAGTTGATCTAAATCCTCAGGAACCGGATGTCACAGTGTTATAAAGGTTTAAACTAAGCAAGTGAAGCAAGGTGTGCAACTGCAGCAATGACTGAAGGTGGGAGAGACAGACATGGGGTCAGACATACTGGAAGGTATGAGTAGGAAACAGAAACTACGAACTTGCAAACCTTGAGTGGGTGTAACTATATAAGGCATGCCGTGAGACACTCAGGTGGGGAAATCACACCTGAGAGTTTAAAGTTGCTCAAAGACATTCACCTCCTAAGTCAATCTCATGTGAATGTTTGGGGATATTTAAAtggtagaagtcagaggacagcaccTGCTCTTGACTCCATAGATATGGAGAATGACTGAAGAAGACTCAAACATGACTGGGGATGATAGTTTAAGTAGTCTTTGTCTACTTTAAAGATGAGGGAAGAATGGTTCTTTAGTTTCACGTTATCAACAACATTGATCTTTCTGGTCCTCCTAGCTTTTCAATATGGCAATAAAAAATTCAGACCTTGTACAAGGCACTGAAATTGGTTATCACTGGGCCTGCCAATAGATGAGACAATGCCCACTTTTatcaatttctttctcttcttgccgTCACTAATGATTTGGCTCTAGATGTCAGCAGACAAAGGCTGATAGTTCTGTGTTGTAGAAAGAAGAGACATTTACCACCCGCTTGAGAGCTAGCTACGCCTAGCGCCACTACAATGTGAAAAAGCAAGACAATGGAAAAATAACTGTCAATATATTTACTCGCATATTCACATATACAGGTCAGGATAATACaaaattttggtttgtttgttttgttcctggaGACATGATTGCATGCCTGAGGTTGTGGGGAAATAGGGAGATCATGGCCTAAACCTCTAGAAAATGCACCCAATGGTTTGCACAGCACTTCCTTATATTGCATGGCTTCTGAGTAAGGGGCATATTCCTGCCATTCAGATACTGATTTCCATGCCAAAAAAGAGCCTCATCCTCTCTAGGGCTGCCCCGTGTTTGTCTCTGCTTCAGCTTTAATCTACTGACTTGCAAGGCTCCAGATGAAAAGGAGAGAGTGTGAAAGATACCCTTGCAAATCTCCTGTTGGGAGGGGATGGgaccaaagaaaagcaaagaaggaaagagagagagtaaatgCTATGAAAAGCAGCAGGAGGGTCTCCCCCATGAGGGAAGGGGCCTGCTTGACACTATCTTACTGGGAATGCTATCTAAACCTGACTCCACTGGACCGCACCCCTGTCTTGCCCAGCCTCTCTTGACCAATGGCCTCAGAGtcctggggagggggaaggggtgcAAGGTCCAGAGTGAAGAATAAAAGGCCAGGCCTTCAGCCACTTGAGTACACTGCCTTCCACACACCTGAGATCAACTCCCAGCTTCTTGACCTGACACCATGGTTCACTTCACAGCTGAAGAGAAGGCTGCTATCACAAGCATATGGGAAAAAGTGGATGTGGAAAAAGCTGGAGGAGAAACCCTGGGAAGGTAGGATGGGAGCCCAGGGCAGGGGAGGAatcagggggtgggggtgggggtgggggtgggggtggggaatgtgCATGGCAGAACTAACCAGGCTTCCACTAGCGGGTGGTGACACGTTCTGACTTTCTAACTTCTACTGCCCTGTGTGTCAGGCTCCTGATTGTCTACCCATGGACTCAGAGATTCTTTGACAAGTTTGGAAACCTCTCTTCTGCCCAAGCCGTCATGGGTAACCCCAGAGTCAGAGCCCATGGCAAGAAAGTGCTGACATCCCTAGGTTTGGCGGTTAAGAACATGGACAACCTCAAGGAGGTCTTTGCTCATCTGAGTGAGCTTCACTGTGACAAGCTTCACGTGGACCCTGAGAACTTCAAGGTCAGTTCAGAACATGCTCGTGTGCTCATTACTATGTTTGCTAGCGACATTACTGGGACTTGATACCATGACTGGTAACGACTTCACAGATTCTCATCTACATGGCTCCAAAACTAGCTTCAGTAAATAAGTAGTATAAGTCTAAATTAATATTTAGCTCTGCAAATACTGTGGAAGAGAAAGATTTTGGTGCAGCATAGACTGTACTCCTAGCATGCCTGAGGCCTTGTGTTGGATCTCTAGCATTGGGAAACAAAGGGTTCAGATACTggatgttttttttaaagagtgtatttttagaaatttttagatttatgcaagaaaaaacagaatttgaACTGGATATATTGTCATTAGGAAGAGAAAATATCTTATTTGTTTGGTGCCTAATAATCGATACTTTAGGGAAGGATATGAATGAATCCAAAAAAGCTTATCTTGCTCATCTTTTGACAAACTGTCTAAGTATTTTACATTCCCATTCAACATCGGCATAATTGGAGGCTTTTTTATTGGTTGGACGCTTGACTCCATTAAGCATCTTGTTACCCTGCAGTCTTATGTTCATTTAGATTAGTCCATTGGTAAATGAGACAGGAGGCAAGGAATACAGGAGGTAAAAGGGCGGAATGAGGAAGAGTACAGATCCAGCTGGTTGAGTGGTGTGTGGGAACAAGAAGAGTCATGCAATGGGTTGCCAAGTTTGTCAGAGGTGAAGGGATAGGTAGTGAGAGTCTGGGATCCTCACGggatataatttttatatgcCATCGCTTTGAACCTCTACCTATCACTCCtatatgccatttttttttttttttttgttacagctCCTGGGCAACATGTTGGTGATTGTCCTTTCTGGTCATTTTGCCAAGGAATTTACCCCTGAGGTGCACGCTGCCTGGCAGAAGCTGGTGATTGGTGTGGCCAATGCTCTAGCCCACAAGTACCATTAATCTCCCATTTCTGTAGACCAGTAATCCTGTGTGTCTCTTATGCTCTCTTCGAGCACATGAGGACTGGGCTAGGCCTTAAGAGCACAGATTTTGTTTAATAAAGTTGATTCTCAATAAtctaatattgtttttttttttttaacttttacacTGAAAGAAGATCTGGGTGGGCTTAtgggtggggaggaaaggatatACTGTGGAAAAGTGGTGAGGCTCAAGGAGGATGAAAAGATGACAAAAATTCttcaggaagagaagaaagggttcattCAGTATGTGGTAGGGTACAAAACATTTATTGTACAAGGTAAAAACAAGGGTAGCAAGTGATTAGAGGGAAAGAAGGCTAGTGAGACatctaaaatatttcttaagttttacaatatgtgtatgagagttttgcctgcatgtttgcgtGTGTACTACGTGTATGCAGACCAAGAGAGGGTCATATCCCCTGGACTGGAGGTACAGctggttatgaactgccatgtgggtgctgggaattcaagtctggtcatttggaagagcagcaaatgcttttatatCTGAGTCCTCTCTTTAACCCCCAAACAAGCTGTAGATTTTTTAAGAGAAATCCTTATGTATTTAAAATGCAAGCTagaagtattatttttaattctttgtgcaTTTTTGAAGAGCTGGCTTATACCTTGTGAGACTGAGATATCAAAGTAAATGGGGAGCAGAGTGATATGTGGGATCTTGTTTGAAAAAGTTTGAGGAGTTACTGTAGCTGTACTTTCCTTTAGTCACGTGTGAGGGTCACTTCACTGGCACAATGAAGAATAACAGCTAAGGCATTGTGTAACAGGATGTAACAAGTCCTGAAGTGAGGTTAAAGGTACCAGAGAAATAGTAAATTTAGGGATCATTTGAGAACAAGGACGATTTCATATGAATGAAGACTACATAATTATGAGAAGGCCCACATGGTCTAACTCCTGAAGGATATCTTGGTATCTTTATTAATGACTGTTCAATATAGAGGGCTATTGAAGAGACCAAAAGTTACAGGTCCCTGAGTATAGAATTATAACATACAACTATGTAACAGGAGATGGTAAATCCAATACTTATGAGCTAGCCTGAGACTTCCCAGGAGCATTTAGCAATGTCAAGCCAGACTACAGAAATtactggatatggtggcacaatgaaaatggaaaga of the Chionomys nivalis chromosome 8, mChiNiv1.1, whole genome shotgun sequence genome contains:
- the LOC130879495 gene encoding hemoglobin subunit beta-H0 — protein: MVHFTAEEKAAITSIWEKVDVEKAGGETLGRLLIVYPWTQRFFDKFGNLSSAQAVMGNPRVRAHGKKVLTSLGLAVKNMDNLKEVFAHLSELHCDKLHVDPENFKLLGNMLVIVLSSYFGKEFTAEVQAAWQKLVAGVANALAHKYH
- the LOC130879499 gene encoding hemoglobin subunit epsilon-Y2; this translates as MVNFTAEEKALVNGLWSKVNVEDIGGEALGRLLVVYPWTQRFFDSFGNLSSASAIMGNPRVKAHGKKVLTSLGEAIKNLDNLKSALAKLSELHCDKLHVDPENFKLLGNVLVIVLASHFGKEFTPEVQAAWQKVVAGVANALSHKYH
- the LOC130879494 gene encoding hemoglobin subunit beta-H1, which codes for MVHFTAEEKAAITSIWEKVDVEKAGGETLGRLLIVYPWTQRFFDKFGNLSSAQAVMGNPRVRAHGKKVLTSLGLAVKNMDNLKEVFAHLSELHCDKLHVDPENFKLLGNMLVIVLSGHFAKEFTPEVHAAWQKLVIGVANALAHKYH